The Methanomassiliicoccales archaeon genomic interval GTTCCTTTACGGTTTTGTGTACTTCTCTACCCATTGCCGGAACAACTGTTCTTTCTGCTTCTACAGAAGGTCGAACGAGGAGAGCGTGAGGTACCGTAAGAACCGGGAGGAGATCATCGGCCTGGCCACCGCGCTCGAGGATTCCGGGATCCATCTGGTGGACCTCACCATGGGTGAAGACCCTACCTATCACGGAAAGGCGGGTTACAACGAGCTGGTGGACCTTGTCCAGAACGTGGACGATTCGGTCGATGTGCCCATAATGGTCTCCCCCGGCGTGGTGCCCAGGGAGATGTTCACCTCGCTTCGGAACGCGGGCACCGACTGGTTCGCCTGCTACCAGGAGACCCATAACCGAGAACTGTTCAGCAGACTGCGCCCTGACCAGGACTATGACGTACGCCTGAACCAGAAGACCTGGGCCGGGGAAAGGGGGATGCTGACCGAGGAGGGCATCATGATCGGCGTGGGGGAGACCATAGCCGACCGGGTGAACTCCATCAAGATGATGGGCAAACTGGGAGTGCAGCAGGTTAGGGCCATGACCTTCGTGCCGCAGGCCAACACCCCAATGAAAGGGATGCCCTCGACGCTGATGATCGAGGAGCTTGTGACCTTGGCCGTTATGCGTCTGGTGCATCAGGACAAGCTCATCCCGGCAAGCCTGGACATCGAGGGGGTCAAGGGCCTCCGCCCACGGCTCGACGCCGGTGCCAATGTCATCACCTCCATAATCCCCCCCAGCAAAGGCCTGGCAGGTGTGGCCCAACATGAGCTGGACATCGAGAACGGGGAACGGTCGAAGGGAAATATCGAGGACATGCTGGACATCATCGGTATCAAGATCGCCAGACTGACCGATTATACGAATTTCATTGCCTCCAGGAAGGAGAGGCTTGGGATCGAGGTGATCCAGTGAAGGTCGGTGTGGTGGGCGGTGCGCTTCAGGGCACTGAGGCGATCTACCTATCGAAGAAGGCGGGCATTGAAACGGTGGTCATCGACCGGAGAAAGAAGGCACCCGCTATGTCACTGGCGGACGAAGCGGTGAACATCGATGTGATCAAGGAACCGAGACGGGCGATAAGGGTGTTCGAGGACTGCGATGCGGTCCTACCGGCCAACGAGAACTATGAGACGCTGACCTCTCTGGTGAAACTGTTCGAGA includes:
- the pylB gene encoding methylornithine synthase PylB — encoded protein: MNTDEDLDIIISKAREGRILADGEIAYLLGLRDEASVGKLFETARHVRDRNFGHKVFLYGFVYFSTHCRNNCSFCFYRRSNEESVRYRKNREEIIGLATALEDSGIHLVDLTMGEDPTYHGKAGYNELVDLVQNVDDSVDVPIMVSPGVVPREMFTSLRNAGTDWFACYQETHNRELFSRLRPDQDYDVRLNQKTWAGERGMLTEEGIMIGVGETIADRVNSIKMMGKLGVQQVRAMTFVPQANTPMKGMPSTLMIEELVTLAVMRLVHQDKLIPASLDIEGVKGLRPRLDAGANVITSIIPPSKGLAGVAQHELDIENGERSKGNIEDMLDIIGIKIARLTDYTNFIASRKERLGIEVIQ